One Helianthus annuus cultivar XRQ/B chromosome 12, HanXRQr2.0-SUNRISE, whole genome shotgun sequence genomic region harbors:
- the LOC110895303 gene encoding ATP synthase subunit gamma, mitochondrial encodes MAMAALRREGRRFAPLVSSPNPINAIRSTLAPAEEQVGLGVRSISTQVVRNRMKSVRNIQKITKAMKMVAASKLRAIQVRAENSRGLWQPFTALLGDTPSVNVKKNVIVTISSDKGLCGGINSTSVKISRALHKINSGPDTECKYVILGEKGKAQLIRDSKKDIELIMTELQKNFLNYTQVSVLADDILKNVEFDALRIVFNNFQSVVSFLPTTATVLSPEIVEKESESGGKIGDLDSYEIEGGETKSEVLQNLAEFQFSCVMFNAVLENACSEQGARMSAMDSSSRNAGDMLDRLTLTYNRTRQASITTELIEIISGASALEG; translated from the exons ATGGCGATGGCTGCACTGAGAAGAGAAGGGAGACGTTTTGCACCTCTTGTTTCCTCTCCAAACCCTATCAATGCGATTCGATCCACTCTTGCTCCCGCTGA GGAGCAGGTGGGCCTTGGGGTTCGCTCCATTTCGACTCAAGTTG TAAGAAACCGTATGAAGAGTGTTAGAAACATTCAGAAGATCACAAAGGCCATGAAGATGGTTGCAGCTTCAAAGCTGAGAGCAATTCAAGTTAGAGCTGAGAATTCTCGTGGGCTTTGGCAGCCATTCACCGCTCTTCTTGGCGACACTCCAA GTGTGAATGTGAAGAAGAATGTCATTGTGACTATCTCTTCAGACAAGGGTCTTTGTGGTGGTATTAACTCTACTTCAGTGAAGATAAGCAGGGCTCTTCACAAGATCAACTCTG GTCCGGACACTGAATGTAAATACGTGATTTTGGGAGAAAAGGGAAAGGCTCAACTGATCCGTGACTCTAAGAAAGACATTGAGTTGATTATGACAGAGTTGCAAAAGAATTTTCTGAACTACACTCAG GTATCTGTACTTGCGGACGACATCTTGAAGAATGTGGAATTTGATGCATTGAGGATAGTATTCAACAACTTCCAATCTGTTGTCTCATTTCTGCCTACAACAGCAACTGTGTTGTCTCCTGAG ATTGTGGAAAAAGAATCTGAGTCTGGAGGAAAGATTGGTGACTTAGATTCTTATGAAATCGAAGGCGGTGAAACCAAGTCAGAAGTTCTTCAGAATCTTGCTGAATTCCAGTTTTCTTGC GTAATGTTCAATGCGGTTTTGGAGAATGCATGCAGTGAACAAGGAGCTCGGATGTCTGCCATGGACAGTTCCAGCAGAAACGCTGGTGACATGCTTGATCGTCTCACTCTTACGTACAacag GACCCGTCAAGCATCCATCACAACTGAGCTCATTGAGATTATTTCTGGAGCATCTGCATTGGAGGGTTAA